GTGATGCCGCCCTCGAAGATGAGGTCGACGATGAGCTTGAGCTCGTGCAGCACCTCGAAGTACGCGACCTCGGGCTGGTAGCCGGCCTCGGTCAGCGTCTCGAAGCCGTACTGGATGAGCTGCGACACGCCACCGCACAGGACGGCCTGCTCGCCGAAGAGGTCGGTCTCCGTCTCCTCGGTGAAGGTCGTCTTGATGCCCGCGGCACGCAGGCCGCCGATGCCCTTGGCGTAGGACAGCGCGAGCTTCCACGCCTCGCCCGACGCGTCCTGCTCGACGGCGACGATGACCGGCACGCCACGGCCGTCGGCGTACTCGCGACGGACCAGGTGGCCCGGGCCCTTGGGGGCGACCATGAGGACGTCGTGGCCCGCGGCGGGCTTGATGTAGCCGAAGCGGATGTTGAAGCCGTGCCCGAAGACGAGCGCGGCGCCGTCCTTGAGGTTCGGCTCGATCTCGTCGCGGTAGACGATCCGCTGCACCTGGTCGGGCGCGAGGATCACGACGACGTCGGCGTCGCGCACGGCGTCGGCGACCGTCGCGACCTTGAGGCCCTCGTTCTCGGCCTTGGCGCGGGACGCCGAGCCCTCACGGAGGCCGACGGTGACGTCGACGCCCGAGTCGCGCAGGTTCAGGGAGTGCGCGTGCCCCTGGCTGCCGTAGCCGATGACGGCGAC
The sequence above is a segment of the Cellulomonas fimi genome. Coding sequences within it:
- the ilvC gene encoding ketol-acid reductoisomerase, with amino-acid sequence MAELFYDDDADLSVIQSKKVAVIGYGSQGHAHSLNLRDSGVDVTVGLREGSASRAKAENEGLKVATVADAVRDADVVVILAPDQVQRIVYRDEIEPNLKDGAALVFGHGFNIRFGYIKPAAGHDVLMVAPKGPGHLVRREYADGRGVPVIVAVEQDASGEAWKLALSYAKGIGGLRAAGIKTTFTEETETDLFGEQAVLCGGVSQLIQYGFETLTEAGYQPEVAYFEVLHELKLIVDLIFEGGITKQRWSVSDTAEYGDYVSGPRVITPDVKANMQAVLADIQNGAFAKRFIDDQDAGAPEFKELREKGQNHPIEPVGRELRKLFAWVKPSDSDYVEGSAAR